The following coding sequences lie in one Eremothecium sinecaudum strain ATCC 58844 chromosome IV, complete sequence genomic window:
- the RRP9 gene encoding ribosomal RNA-processing protein RRP9 (Syntenic homolog of Ashbya gossypii AAR102C; Syntenic homolog of Saccharomyces cerevisiae YPR137W (RRP9)) — MSNSLKSTTKKRKRQLGAKPSNRTNDEDITDISSNEEVNSSEDELNMDDNNEAEIDSDEEFETENAADKRRRLAKQYLENLKTEANDIMESSENTLTRENQSIEVDNYNNFDAKDLDRDIIASRLKNDVAEQHGRVYRWISDKLLLSEAKTSFTRVGEKNLTSISCYQPGINKFSDSIAQNKNKAKIFAYTVSKDMQLTKYDVTDFAARPKRLKYTRGSRNYYKSGQHEYENTTEGHYDEILTVSASPDGKYVVTGGRDRKLIVWSTESLTPVKVIPTKDRKGEVLALAYRKNSDQLYAACADYKIRTYAINQFAQLEVLYGHQDLVVDLSALNMERCVTVGSRDRSAILWKIADETRLTFRGGDDPEKLLRKWLKENVDQEKEQPVFCGEGSIDCVTMVDDSHFITGSDNGNIALWSLSRKKPIFIYRAAHGIIPLPKENKISAESDTSLCAEQLQGTKLMKPYWITSLYAIPYSNVFFSGSWNGSLKVWALSENMRDFKLISELQNCKGLVTKIQVVEAGKHQKETFRVLASVSKEHRLGRWVDEIPNARNGIYSAVIEQSTF, encoded by the coding sequence ATGTCTAATAGCCTTAAATCAACTACTAAGAAACGTAAGAGACAATTAGGTGCTAAACCATCTAATCGTACGAATGACGAAGACATTACCGatatttcatcaaatgaAGAGGTGAACTCATCCGAAGATGAATTGAATATGGATGACAATAATGAGGCAGAAATTGATTCAGATGAGGAATTTGAAACCGAAAATGCGGCAGACAAGAGGAGGCGGTTGGCAAAGCAATATTTGGAAAACCTGAAGACTGAAGCCAATGACATTATGGAAAGTAGTGAAAATACGCTAACTCGTGAGAATCAGTCTATAGAAGTTGATAATTACAATAATTTTGATGCCAAAGACCTTGATCGAGACATCATTGCATCGAGACTAAAAAATGATGTTGCTGAGCAACATGGTCGTGTATATAGGTGGATTAGTGATAAACTATTATTGTCCGAAGCCAAGACATCATTCACTAGAGTTGGTGAAAAGAACTTAACTTCCATTAGTTGCTATCAGCCAGGTATCAATAAGTTTTCCGACTCAATCGCCCAGAATAAAAACAAGGCAAAAATCTTTGCTTACACTGTAAGTAAAGACATGCAGTTGACAAAATATGATGTTACAGATTTTGCGGCGAGACCAAAACGATTGAAATATACCAGAGGAAGTAGGAATTATTATAAATCAGGTCAGCATGAATACGAAAATACTACTGAGGGGCATTACGATGAGATTCTTACAGTTTCTGCTTCCCCCGATGGTAAATATGTTGTCACCGGCGGTAGAGATAGGAAACTGATTGTTTGGAGTACTGAATCATTAACGCCAGTGAAGGTGATCCCAACTAAAGACCGGAAAGGTGAAGTACTTGCATTAGCATACAGAAAAAACTCTGATCAGCTTTATGCGGCATGTGCTGATTACAAGATTAGAACATACGCAATTAATCAATTTGCACAACTGGAAGTGCTATACGGTCATCAAGATTTGGTCGTGGACTTATCTGCATTAAATATGGAGCGCTGTGTCACTGTTGGCTCCAGAGACCGTTCTGCAATACTGTGGAAGATAGCGGATGAGACAAGGCTGACTTTTAGAGGCGGTGACGATCCTGAGAAACTTTTGAGAAAATGGCTAAAGGAGAATGTAGATCAAGAGAAAGAGCAACCTGTTTTCTGTGGCGAAGGTAGCATAGATTGTGTTACCATGGTGGACGACTCTCATTTCATTACAGGCTCTGACAACGGTAATATTGCATTGTGGTCTTTATCAAGAAAGAAGCCTATATTTATTTATAGAGCTGCTCACGGTATAATTCCACTTCCTAAGGAGAATAAAATCAGCGCGGAATCGGACACTAGTTTGTGTGCGGAACAATTACAAGGCACTAAGCTTATGAAGCCTTATTGGATCACTTCCCTTTACGCTATTCCATATAGCAACGTTTTCTTTAGCGGCTCGTGGAATGGAAGCCTAAAGGTATGGGCTCTTAGTGAAAACATGCGCGACTTCAAACTAATCTCGGAATTACAGAACTGCAAGGGTTTAGTTACAAAAATACAGGTTGTCGAAGCGGGAAAACATCAAAAAGAGACATTCCGTGTACTTGCTAGTGTCAGTAAGGAACACAGACTTGGTAGATGGGTTGACGAGATCCCAAATGCCAGAAATGGGATTTACTCAGCTGTGATTGAACAAAGCACATTCTGA